Proteins from a genomic interval of Kitasatospora herbaricolor:
- a CDS encoding CPBP family intramembrane glutamic endopeptidase: MSTVSTEPGRLPLTRRLLGAELLIVLGLSLGASGLSALISFAGSLTQPLALGQQVATLNGSRAPGRPWLDLAWQLYYIGRGLMPVVLVGYLLVREGTSLRVLGFDLTQKLRDLGRGTAVAAAIGGSGLALYLISQAAGYNLTVAPSGLPDVWWRIPVLVASAWENAILEEVIVLGYLIRRLGQLGWSWPAIVIASSVLRGSYHLYQGVGGLVGNMVMGVVFCLAYRRWGRVMPLVTAHALIDTVAFVGYALLAGHVSWLPTG, from the coding sequence GTGAGCACCGTCTCGACCGAGCCCGGGCGCCTGCCCCTGACCCGCCGGCTGCTCGGCGCCGAACTGCTGATCGTCCTCGGCCTCTCGCTGGGTGCCAGCGGCCTCAGCGCCCTGATCAGTTTCGCCGGCTCGCTCACCCAGCCGCTCGCGCTCGGCCAGCAGGTCGCCACCCTCAACGGGTCCCGCGCACCGGGCCGGCCCTGGCTGGACCTGGCCTGGCAGCTCTACTACATCGGGCGCGGCCTGATGCCGGTCGTCCTGGTCGGCTACCTGCTGGTCCGCGAGGGCACCTCGCTGCGCGTCCTCGGCTTCGACCTGACCCAGAAGCTGCGCGACCTCGGCCGGGGGACCGCCGTGGCCGCCGCGATCGGCGGCTCCGGCCTGGCGCTCTACCTGATCTCCCAGGCGGCCGGCTACAACCTGACGGTCGCTCCCTCGGGGCTGCCCGACGTGTGGTGGCGGATCCCGGTGCTGGTCGCCTCGGCCTGGGAGAACGCGATCCTCGAAGAGGTCATCGTGCTCGGGTACCTGATCCGACGGCTCGGCCAACTCGGCTGGAGCTGGCCGGCGATCGTGATCGCCAGCTCGGTGCTGCGCGGTTCTTACCACCTCTACCAGGGGGTCGGCGGGCTGGTCGGCAACATGGTGATGGGGGTGGTCTTCTGCCTGGCCTACCGCCGGTGGGGGCGGGTGATGCCGCTGGTGACCGCCCACGCGCTGATCGACACGGTGGCCTTCGTGGGCTACGCCCTGCTCGCCGGTCACGTCAGCTGGCTGCCGACCGGCTGA
- a CDS encoding glutamate-cysteine ligase family protein, with protein MGEKVVATRADLSDRQMYRRKLQSCLDVLERMLRENRFDRPRAVMGLEIELNLADEQGQPLMRNEQVLGAIASSDFQTELGQFNIEVNIAPHRLTGHVLEELREEIDTGLRYADRKAAEAGARIVMIGILPTLEHDHTGLESMSHNQRYSLLSDQILAARGEDIAVDIEGVERLQLESVTMVAEAAATSLQMHLQVTPERFSSVWNAAQALSAAQVALGANSPFLFGRELWRETRPVLFQQACDTRSAELKAQGVRPITWFGERWVDSALDLFAENLRYFPALLPICDDEDPVKVLASGGIPKLAEMRLHNGTIYRWNRPVYDIADGVPHLRVENRVLPAGPTVADTLANAAFYYGLVRVLAEQPRPIWTRLPFIQADENFHNAARHGIDAVLQWPRAGWGGRGGGVTAVPAVDLVLNELLPLAHQGLDEWGVEPADRDRYLGIIEQRCLRRTNGAAWQSATFHQLRERFGMDRPAALAAMTRRYVEYMRGGEPVHTWPVG; from the coding sequence ATGGGCGAGAAGGTCGTGGCCACGCGCGCGGACCTGTCGGACCGGCAGATGTACCGCCGCAAGCTCCAGTCCTGTCTCGACGTGCTCGAACGGATGCTGCGCGAGAACCGCTTCGACCGGCCCCGGGCCGTGATGGGGCTGGAGATCGAGCTCAACCTGGCGGACGAGCAGGGTCAGCCGCTGATGCGCAACGAACAGGTGCTCGGCGCGATCGCCTCCAGCGACTTCCAGACCGAACTCGGTCAGTTCAACATCGAGGTCAACATCGCCCCGCACCGGCTCACCGGCCATGTGCTGGAGGAACTGCGCGAGGAGATCGACACCGGCCTGCGCTACGCCGACCGCAAGGCCGCCGAGGCCGGCGCCCGGATCGTGATGATCGGGATCCTGCCGACCCTGGAGCACGACCACACCGGCCTGGAGTCGATGTCCCACAACCAGCGGTACAGCCTGCTCAGCGACCAGATCCTGGCCGCCCGCGGCGAGGACATCGCGGTGGACATCGAAGGGGTCGAACGCCTCCAGCTGGAGTCGGTCACCATGGTCGCGGAGGCCGCCGCCACCTCGCTGCAGATGCACCTCCAGGTCACCCCCGAGCGGTTCTCCTCGGTCTGGAACGCCGCCCAGGCGCTCTCCGCGGCGCAGGTCGCGCTGGGTGCCAACTCGCCCTTCCTGTTCGGACGGGAGCTGTGGCGGGAGACCCGCCCGGTGCTGTTCCAGCAGGCGTGCGACACCCGTTCGGCGGAGCTCAAGGCGCAGGGCGTCCGCCCCATCACCTGGTTCGGCGAGCGCTGGGTCGACTCCGCGCTCGACCTGTTCGCCGAGAACCTGCGGTACTTCCCCGCGCTGCTGCCGATCTGCGACGACGAGGACCCGGTCAAGGTGCTGGCCTCCGGCGGGATTCCCAAGCTCGCCGAGATGCGCCTGCACAACGGCACCATCTACCGGTGGAACCGGCCGGTCTACGACATCGCGGACGGCGTGCCGCACCTGCGGGTCGAGAACCGTGTCCTGCCGGCCGGGCCGACGGTCGCCGACACGCTGGCCAACGCCGCCTTCTACTACGGACTGGTCCGGGTGCTGGCCGAACAGCCCCGGCCGATCTGGACCAGGCTGCCCTTCATCCAGGCCGACGAGAACTTCCACAACGCCGCGCGGCACGGGATCGACGCCGTGCTGCAGTGGCCGCGGGCGGGCTGGGGCGGCCGCGGCGGCGGGGTGACCGCCGTGCCGGCCGTCGACCTGGTGCTGAACGAGCTGCTCCCGCTCGCCCACCAGGGCCTGGACGAGTGGGGCGTGGAGCCGGCCGACCGGGACCGCTACCTCGGGATCATCGAGCAGCGCTGCCTGCGCCGGACCAACGGCGCGGCCTGGCAGAGCGCGACCTTCCACCAGCTGCGGGAACGCTTCGGGATGGACCGGCCGGCCGCCCTGGCGGCGATGACCCGGCGCTATGTCGAGTACATGCGCGGGGGCGAGCCCGTGCACACCTGGCCGGTCGGCTGA
- a CDS encoding DUF5999 family protein — protein sequence MCQHRPECPSADSEDREAAATVACHPEQGWSLLCNGVLLFEDTGELLPDGRVIAPRRPLAFAA from the coding sequence ATGTGCCAGCACCGTCCGGAATGCCCTTCGGCCGACTCCGAGGACCGCGAGGCCGCCGCGACCGTGGCCTGCCACCCCGAGCAGGGGTGGAGCCTCCTCTGCAACGGCGTCCTGCTCTTCGAGGACACCGGCGAACTCCTGCCCGACGGCCGGGTGATCGCCCCGCGCCGCCCCCTGGCCTTCGCGGCCTGA
- the gcvP gene encoding aminomethyl-transferring glycine dehydrogenase, producing the protein MNAQPNAGRPLSSATLTELEQASPFETRHIGPDSGAQEKMLAHVGYGSLDELSAAAVPEAIRSIDGLDLPAGRSEAEVLAELRELAAANQVLTPMIGLGYYGTFTPPVILRNVMENPAWYTAYTPYQPEISQGRLEALLNFQTVVSDLTGLPTSGSSLLDEGTAAAEAMALTRRVTKVKGGVFLVDAETLPQTVAVIRTRAEPTGVEVVVADLSAGIPAEIAERGVFGVLLQYPGATGVVRDLEPLIEQAHGLGAVVAVAADLLALTLLKSPGSLGADIACGTSQRFGVPMGFGGPHAGYLSVRAEYARSLPGRLVGVSVDADGNRAYRLALQTREQHIRREKATSNICTAQVLLAVMASMYAVYHGPDGLADIARRTHRYAAALAAGLRAGGVELLHDAFFDTVTARVPGRAAEIAAAARTRGINVHQDGADLISVSCDETTTREHLAGVWAAFGVPQAEIDESAEALPAALLREDEYLTHPVFHSHRSETAMLRYLRRLSDRDYALDRGMIPLGSCTMKLNATTEMEAVTWPEFGQLHPFAPIEQAQGYLTLIRQLEQQLVEVTGYDAVSIQPNAGSQGELAGLLAVRAYHHANGDTGRDVCLIPSSAHGTNAASAVMAGMRVVVVKTLVDGDVDVDDLRAKIEQHREQLSVLMVTYPSTHGVFEETITDICAAVHEAGGQVYVDGANLNALVGLAKPGKFGADVSHLNLHKTFCIPHGGGGPGVGPVAVRAHLAPYLPNHPLQSEAGPATGVGPISAAPWGSAAILPISWSYVRLMGGEGLKHATQVAVLNANYIAKRLAPHFPVLYTGPGGLVAHECIIDIRPLTKDTGVTVDDIAKRLIDYGFHAPTMSFPVAGTLMIEPTESEDLHEIDRFCAAMIEIRGEIDKVGSGEWAAEDNPLRGAPHTAATLAGEWARGYSRQEAVFPAGVNPADKYWPPVSRIDGAYGDRNLVCSCPPMDEYGA; encoded by the coding sequence ATGAACGCCCAGCCGAACGCCGGTCGCCCGCTCAGCTCCGCGACCCTCACCGAGCTTGAGCAGGCCAGCCCCTTCGAGACCCGCCACATCGGCCCCGACTCCGGGGCCCAGGAGAAGATGCTCGCCCACGTGGGCTACGGCTCGCTGGACGAGCTGTCCGCCGCGGCCGTGCCCGAGGCGATCCGCTCGATCGACGGCCTCGACCTGCCGGCCGGCCGCAGCGAGGCCGAGGTCCTCGCCGAGCTGCGCGAGCTGGCGGCCGCCAACCAGGTGCTCACGCCGATGATCGGCCTGGGGTACTACGGCACCTTCACCCCGCCGGTGATCCTGCGCAACGTCATGGAGAACCCGGCCTGGTACACGGCCTACACCCCGTACCAGCCGGAGATCTCGCAGGGCCGCCTGGAGGCGCTGCTCAACTTCCAGACCGTGGTCTCCGACCTCACCGGCCTGCCGACCTCCGGGTCCTCGCTGCTCGACGAGGGCACCGCCGCCGCCGAGGCGATGGCGCTGACCCGCCGGGTCACCAAGGTCAAGGGCGGGGTGTTCCTGGTCGACGCCGAGACCCTGCCGCAGACCGTCGCCGTCATCCGGACCCGGGCCGAGCCGACCGGTGTGGAGGTGGTCGTCGCCGACCTCTCCGCGGGCATCCCGGCCGAGATCGCCGAGCGCGGTGTCTTCGGCGTGCTGCTGCAGTACCCGGGCGCCACCGGTGTGGTGCGCGACCTGGAGCCGCTGATCGAGCAGGCCCACGGGCTCGGCGCCGTCGTCGCCGTGGCCGCCGACCTGCTGGCGCTCACCCTGCTGAAGTCGCCCGGTTCGCTCGGCGCCGACATCGCCTGCGGCACCTCGCAGCGCTTCGGTGTCCCGATGGGCTTCGGCGGCCCGCACGCCGGCTACCTCTCCGTGCGCGCCGAGTACGCCCGCTCGCTGCCCGGCCGCCTGGTCGGCGTCTCGGTCGACGCCGACGGCAACCGCGCCTACCGCCTGGCGCTGCAGACCCGTGAGCAGCACATCCGCCGCGAGAAGGCCACCAGCAACATCTGCACCGCGCAGGTCCTGCTGGCCGTGATGGCCTCGATGTACGCCGTCTACCACGGCCCCGACGGCCTGGCCGACATCGCCCGGCGCACCCACCGCTACGCCGCCGCGCTCGCGGCCGGGCTGCGCGCCGGGGGCGTCGAGCTGCTGCACGACGCGTTCTTCGACACCGTCACCGCCCGCGTCCCGGGCCGGGCCGCCGAGATCGCCGCCGCCGCGCGCACGCGGGGCATCAACGTCCACCAGGACGGCGCCGACCTGATCTCGGTGTCCTGCGACGAGACCACCACCCGCGAGCACCTGGCCGGCGTCTGGGCCGCCTTCGGCGTGCCGCAGGCCGAGATCGACGAGAGCGCCGAGGCGCTGCCCGCCGCGCTGCTGCGCGAGGACGAGTACCTCACCCACCCGGTCTTCCACAGCCACCGCTCCGAGACCGCCATGCTGCGCTACCTGCGCCGCCTGTCGGACCGCGACTACGCGCTGGACCGGGGCATGATCCCGCTGGGCTCCTGCACCATGAAGCTCAACGCGACCACCGAGATGGAGGCGGTGACCTGGCCCGAGTTCGGCCAGCTGCACCCCTTCGCGCCGATCGAGCAGGCCCAGGGCTACCTGACCCTGATCCGCCAGCTGGAGCAGCAGCTGGTCGAGGTGACCGGCTACGACGCGGTCTCCATCCAGCCCAACGCCGGTTCGCAGGGCGAGCTGGCCGGCCTGCTGGCCGTCCGCGCCTACCACCACGCCAACGGCGACACCGGCCGCGACGTCTGCCTGATCCCGTCCTCCGCGCACGGCACCAACGCGGCCTCCGCCGTGATGGCCGGCATGCGGGTGGTCGTGGTCAAGACGCTGGTCGACGGCGACGTGGACGTCGACGACCTGCGCGCCAAGATCGAGCAGCACCGCGAGCAGCTCTCCGTCCTGATGGTCACCTACCCGTCCACGCACGGCGTGTTCGAGGAGACCATCACCGACATCTGCGCGGCCGTGCACGAGGCCGGCGGCCAGGTGTACGTGGACGGCGCCAACCTCAACGCGCTGGTGGGCCTGGCCAAGCCGGGCAAGTTCGGCGCGGACGTCTCGCACCTGAACCTGCACAAGACCTTCTGCATCCCGCACGGCGGCGGCGGCCCGGGCGTCGGCCCGGTGGCCGTCCGCGCCCACCTGGCGCCGTACCTGCCCAACCACCCGCTGCAGAGCGAGGCGGGCCCCGCCACCGGCGTCGGCCCGATCTCCGCCGCGCCGTGGGGCTCGGCCGCGATCCTGCCGATCTCCTGGTCGTACGTCCGGCTGATGGGCGGCGAGGGCCTCAAGCACGCGACCCAGGTCGCGGTGCTGAACGCCAACTACATCGCCAAGCGGCTGGCGCCGCACTTCCCGGTGCTCTACACCGGCCCCGGCGGGCTGGTCGCGCACGAGTGCATCATCGACATCCGCCCGCTCACCAAGGACACGGGCGTGACGGTGGACGACATCGCCAAGCGCCTGATCGACTACGGCTTCCACGCGCCGACCATGTCGTTCCCGGTGGCCGGCACGCTGATGATCGAGCCCACCGAGTCCGAGGACCTGCACGAGATCGACCGGTTCTGCGCCGCGATGATCGAGATCCGGGGGGAGATCGACAAGGTCGGCTCGGGCGAGTGGGCCGCGGAGGACAACCCGCTGCGCGGCGCCCCGCACACCGCCGCCACCCTGGCCGGCGAGTGGGCCCGTGGCTACTCCCGCCAGGAGGCGGTCTTCCCGGCGGGCGTGAACCCGGCGGACAAGTACTGGCCGCCGGTGAGCCGGATCGACGGCGCCTACGGCGACCGCAACCTGGTCTGCTCCTGCCCGCCGATGGACGAGTACGGCGCCTGA
- a CDS encoding PRC and DUF2382 domain-containing protein: MQTDIDPRDLIGHRAVDRNGDKIGTVDEVYLDDATGEPEWAAVRTGIFGRDAFVPLTTSEFSGEELRVPYDKSLVKDSPDFGVGQHLSPAQELQLYRYYGLDTPADNRSGSAKDTGADDRPADMDFGAVPGTAGTAAAGAAVAGGAAAATAGRGSETPAPEKAEKLEKLERPVEPPAAGAPATAVGIAAAAPERRSPAAEETNVRTVGAPAPTAGQAAPAPMYAKPAEAEPLAAPGADAATSAPGGPVEITCHEERLDISTEWQVTYTARLRKYVTSETVERHVPVVRERVRVERVPVTEGERDALTQEEIAEAVEEVTLREERPVVRKYLVPIERVRLVVERFTEDHVVREELHREHVEIQDGSTAGAPGQASAHAAPAGHTARASQPAQAAYSSGGTGAAASGESSAMRPDSPADSPSAVRPTDSSAAAPAAAQAAAQSRPEPLRTLG, encoded by the coding sequence GTGCAAACCGACATCGACCCCAGAGACCTGATCGGGCACCGGGCGGTCGACCGCAACGGCGACAAGATCGGCACCGTGGACGAGGTGTACCTGGACGACGCGACCGGCGAGCCCGAGTGGGCGGCCGTCCGGACGGGCATCTTCGGCCGCGACGCCTTCGTCCCGCTGACCACCAGCGAGTTCTCGGGCGAGGAACTGCGGGTCCCGTACGACAAGTCGCTGGTGAAGGACTCTCCGGACTTCGGCGTGGGCCAGCACCTCTCCCCCGCCCAGGAGCTCCAGCTGTACCGCTACTACGGGCTCGACACCCCGGCGGACAACCGCTCCGGCTCGGCCAAGGACACCGGCGCCGACGACCGCCCGGCGGACATGGACTTCGGCGCCGTACCCGGTACGGCGGGGACGGCGGCCGCCGGTGCGGCGGTGGCGGGCGGCGCGGCCGCCGCGACGGCGGGCCGGGGCAGCGAGACGCCCGCGCCGGAGAAGGCCGAGAAGCTGGAGAAGCTGGAGCGGCCCGTCGAGCCGCCCGCGGCGGGCGCGCCGGCCACCGCCGTCGGCATCGCCGCCGCCGCGCCCGAGCGCAGGTCGCCGGCCGCCGAGGAGACCAACGTCCGCACGGTGGGCGCCCCCGCGCCCACCGCCGGCCAGGCCGCCCCGGCCCCGATGTACGCCAAGCCGGCCGAGGCGGAGCCGCTCGCCGCTCCCGGTGCGGACGCCGCCACCTCCGCACCCGGCGGCCCGGTCGAGATCACCTGCCACGAGGAGCGGCTCGACATCAGCACCGAGTGGCAGGTGACCTACACGGCCCGGCTCCGCAAGTACGTGACCAGCGAGACGGTCGAGCGGCACGTACCGGTGGTGCGCGAGCGCGTCCGGGTGGAGCGGGTGCCGGTCACCGAGGGCGAGCGGGACGCGCTGACCCAGGAGGAGATCGCCGAGGCCGTGGAGGAGGTCACCCTGCGCGAGGAGCGGCCGGTGGTGCGCAAGTACCTGGTGCCGATCGAGCGGGTGCGGCTGGTGGTCGAGCGGTTCACCGAAGATCACGTGGTGCGCGAGGAACTGCACCGCGAGCACGTCGAGATCCAGGACGGCTCCACCGCCGGCGCCCCGGGCCAGGCATCCGCGCACGCCGCCCCGGCCGGCCACACCGCCCGGGCCTCACAGCCCGCCCAGGCCGCCTACTCCTCGGGCGGCACGGGCGCTGCCGCGTCCGGAGAGTCCTCGGCGATGCGGCCGGACTCCCCCGCCGACTCCCCCTCGGCCGTCCGGCCGACGGACAGCTCGGCGGCGGCGCCGGCCGCCGCACAGGCCGCCGCGCAGTCGCGCCCCGAGCCGCTGCGCACCCTGGGCTGA
- a CDS encoding MFS transporter — translation MSEAPQPTTAAEKQSSARVLPALILAMLAFSVVQTAVVPILPSLAKELNVSGSNITWLMTANLLSAAVLTPLLGRFGDLRGRKPMLLISLTGLVAGSALAVSTHSFTWLVVARVLQGAGGGVLPLAISIVRDELPKEKVTGGVAGISASMGVGSGLGLVATGLLLEHWSYKSIFWMGLVFGLIAVALVALRVPKDPVVDTEGGADPLGAITLAGWLSALLVAVSQGNTWGWTSNKTLGLFAVAAVVALIWGIIEVKVKHPLVDMSMMSRPAVAFTNLAGLLIGFGMYGSFMVISNFAQTPERLTHYGFTATVLHAGVMLLPSAVGSMVAAPLGAVLIARRGPRLPLVLGGVLGAVAMSYLAMRHSHEGDLYTASAIFGLGIGLAFSAMPAYINGAVPVEQSGIANGMNAVLRTVGGAIGTAVMAAILTGDTIPRLPVALPTLNAYQHAFWTAAAVCLVAGAVPFLIRRIKPAAPAADLADAPNSSPVLVKTDA, via the coding sequence GTGAGTGAGGCCCCACAGCCCACCACCGCGGCAGAGAAGCAGAGCAGTGCCCGGGTACTCCCTGCCCTGATCCTGGCGATGCTGGCGTTCAGCGTGGTGCAGACCGCGGTCGTCCCGATCCTGCCCTCGCTGGCCAAGGAACTGAACGTCTCCGGTTCCAACATCACCTGGCTGATGACGGCCAACCTGCTCTCGGCCGCCGTCCTCACCCCGCTGCTCGGCCGGTTCGGCGACCTGCGCGGCCGCAAGCCGATGCTGCTGATCTCGCTGACCGGGCTGGTCGCCGGCTCCGCCCTCGCGGTGAGCACGCACTCCTTCACCTGGCTCGTCGTGGCCCGCGTCCTGCAGGGCGCCGGCGGTGGCGTGCTGCCGCTCGCGATCAGCATCGTCCGGGACGAGCTGCCCAAGGAGAAGGTCACCGGCGGCGTCGCCGGGATCAGCGCCTCGATGGGCGTCGGCAGCGGCCTCGGCCTGGTGGCCACCGGCCTGCTGCTGGAGCACTGGAGCTACAAGTCCATCTTCTGGATGGGCCTGGTCTTCGGTCTGATCGCCGTCGCACTGGTGGCCCTGCGCGTCCCCAAGGACCCGGTCGTCGACACCGAGGGCGGGGCCGACCCGCTCGGCGCGATCACCCTGGCCGGCTGGCTCTCCGCCCTGCTCGTCGCCGTCAGCCAGGGCAACACCTGGGGCTGGACCTCCAACAAGACCCTCGGCCTGTTCGCCGTCGCCGCCGTGGTCGCCCTGATCTGGGGAATCATCGAGGTCAAGGTGAAGCACCCGCTGGTCGACATGTCGATGATGTCCCGCCCGGCCGTCGCCTTCACCAACCTGGCCGGTCTGCTCATCGGGTTCGGCATGTACGGCTCCTTCATGGTGATCAGCAACTTCGCCCAGACCCCCGAGCGGCTCACCCACTACGGCTTCACCGCCACCGTGCTGCACGCCGGTGTGATGCTGCTGCCGTCCGCGGTCGGCAGCATGGTCGCCGCCCCGCTCGGCGCCGTGCTGATCGCCCGTCGAGGACCGCGCCTGCCGCTGGTGCTCGGCGGTGTCCTCGGCGCCGTCGCGATGTCCTACCTGGCCATGCGGCACAGCCACGAGGGTGACCTCTACACCGCCTCGGCGATCTTCGGTCTGGGCATCGGCCTCGCCTTCTCCGCGATGCCGGCCTACATCAACGGCGCGGTCCCGGTCGAGCAGAGCGGCATCGCCAACGGCATGAACGCCGTGCTGCGCACCGTCGGCGGTGCCATCGGCACCGCCGTGATGGCCGCCATCCTGACCGGCGACACCATCCCGCGCCTGCCGGTCGCCCTGCCGACCCTGAACGCCTACCAGCACGCGTTCTGGACCGCCGCGGCCGTCTGCCTCGTCGCCGGCGCCGTGCCCTTCCTGATCCGCCGGATCAAGCCGGCCGCGCCCGCGGCCGACCTGGCCGACGCACCGAACTCCAGCCCCGTGCTGGTCAAGACCGACGCCTGA
- a CDS encoding DNA polymerase IV — translation MRSLPSIIHLDMDAFFASVEQAAKPSLRGKPVLVGGLGGRGVVSTASYEARKFGVHSAMPMAQARRLCPNAAFLTGRFEAYRRVSDLVMGLLRELSPLVEPLSLDEAFVDLAAGPYGPALTAASDGAALVLALAEDLRADIERRTGLTASVGAAGSKLMAKIASEQAKPDGLVLVPPGRERAVLGPMSVRALPGVGPATEQVLRRAGLITVADLADAGEAELVQLLGRAHGAGVLQMALGLDDRPVVPDRDAKSVSVEDTFEVDLADRDRILHEVDVLAARCVGRLRAAGRSGRTVVLKVRRFDFSTLTRSETLRGPTDDETVITDTARRLAAQVDVTGGVRLLGVGVSQLADYTQEDLFAQAVREAAREQAEQREAEPEDGSEPGGSSPGEQPAEASGEPGEAGEDAEVPAVRRWMPGQDVTHTEHGPGWVQGSGVGRVTVRFETPWSGPGRVRTFLVDDPALEPARPLPLRQE, via the coding sequence GTGCGGTCACTGCCCAGCATCATCCACCTGGACATGGACGCCTTCTTCGCCTCGGTGGAGCAGGCGGCCAAGCCGAGCCTGCGCGGCAAACCGGTGCTCGTCGGCGGTCTGGGCGGCCGGGGCGTGGTCTCCACCGCCTCGTACGAGGCCCGCAAGTTCGGCGTGCACTCCGCGATGCCGATGGCCCAGGCCCGGCGGCTGTGCCCGAACGCGGCCTTCCTGACCGGCCGCTTCGAGGCCTACCGCCGGGTCAGCGACCTGGTGATGGGCCTGCTGCGGGAGCTGTCGCCGCTGGTCGAGCCGCTCAGCCTGGACGAGGCCTTCGTCGACCTGGCGGCCGGTCCGTACGGCCCCGCGCTCACCGCGGCCTCCGACGGCGCGGCCCTGGTGCTGGCCCTGGCGGAGGACCTCCGGGCCGACATCGAGCGGCGGACGGGGCTGACCGCCTCGGTCGGCGCGGCGGGCTCCAAGCTGATGGCGAAGATCGCCTCCGAGCAGGCCAAACCGGACGGGCTGGTGCTCGTCCCGCCCGGCCGGGAGCGGGCGGTGCTGGGCCCGATGTCGGTCCGGGCGCTGCCGGGCGTCGGCCCGGCCACCGAGCAGGTGCTGCGCCGGGCCGGTCTGATCACGGTGGCGGACCTGGCCGACGCCGGCGAGGCGGAGCTGGTGCAGCTGCTCGGGCGGGCGCACGGCGCGGGCGTGCTCCAGATGGCCCTGGGACTGGACGACCGGCCGGTGGTGCCCGACCGGGACGCCAAGTCCGTCTCGGTGGAGGACACCTTCGAGGTGGACCTGGCCGACCGCGACCGGATCCTGCACGAGGTGGACGTGCTGGCGGCGCGCTGCGTCGGCCGGCTGCGCGCGGCCGGGCGCTCCGGCCGCACGGTGGTGCTCAAGGTACGGCGCTTCGACTTCTCGACCCTGACGCGCTCCGAGACGCTGCGCGGCCCGACCGACGACGAGACGGTGATCACCGACACCGCGCGGCGGCTGGCGGCCCAGGTCGACGTCACCGGCGGGGTGCGGCTGCTGGGCGTCGGCGTCTCGCAGCTGGCGGACTACACCCAGGAGGACCTCTTCGCGCAGGCCGTGCGGGAGGCGGCGCGGGAGCAGGCCGAGCAGCGGGAGGCGGAGCCGGAGGACGGCTCGGAGCCGGGCGGGTCGTCGCCGGGGGAGCAGCCGGCCGAGGCGTCCGGTGAGCCGGGGGAGGCCGGGGAGGACGCCGAGGTGCCCGCCGTCCGGCGCTGGATGCCCGGGCAGGACGTGACGCACACCGAGCACGGGCCGGGGTGGGTGCAGGGCAGCGGGGTCGGGCGGGTGACCGTGCGGTTCGAGACGCCGTGGAGCGGGCCGGGCCGGGTGCGGACGTTCCTGGTGGACGATCCGGCGCTGGAGCCGGCCCGGCCGCTGCCGCTGCGGCAGGAGTGA
- a CDS encoding SanA/YdcF family protein codes for MRFVRVVLGGPAWLRQRRGQRRAFQLLVLLCVVALAPSAWLWVSTAERVRTVASVPQAPVAVVFGAGLQNGTPSPYLAHRLDAALELYQRQKVRAILVTGDNGRASYDETDAMRRYLIEHGVPEIRVVGDYAGFDTWDSCTRARRIFGVDRAVLVSQEFHVRRALALCQAAGVDAYAVGVQEWHDVTWYYGGLREIPGAGKAALNAWLRPDPALLGPQEQGIPRALADAGAAR; via the coding sequence ATACGCTTCGTGCGGGTCGTACTCGGTGGGCCGGCCTGGCTGCGGCAGCGCCGTGGGCAGCGCCGCGCTTTCCAACTGCTCGTCCTGCTGTGCGTGGTGGCGCTCGCGCCGAGCGCCTGGCTCTGGGTCAGCACGGCGGAGCGGGTCCGCACCGTGGCGAGCGTGCCGCAGGCCCCCGTGGCGGTGGTGTTCGGCGCCGGCCTGCAGAACGGCACGCCGTCCCCGTACCTCGCGCACCGGCTGGACGCGGCGCTGGAGCTGTACCAGCGGCAGAAGGTCCGGGCGATCCTGGTGACCGGCGACAACGGGCGGGCCAGCTACGACGAGACCGACGCGATGCGGCGCTACCTGATCGAGCACGGGGTGCCGGAGATCCGGGTGGTGGGCGACTACGCCGGCTTCGACACCTGGGACTCCTGCACCAGGGCCCGGCGGATCTTCGGGGTCGACCGGGCGGTGCTGGTCAGCCAGGAGTTCCACGTCCGCAGGGCGCTGGCCCTCTGTCAGGCCGCGGGCGTCGACGCGTACGCGGTCGGGGTGCAGGAGTGGCACGACGTCACCTGGTACTACGGCGGCCTGCGGGAGATCCCCGGCGCGGGGAAGGCCGCGCTGAACGCCTGGCTGCGGCCGGACCCGGCCCTGCTCGGTCCGCAGGAGCAGGGCATCCCGCGCGCGCTCGCGGACGCGGGCGCGGCGCGCTGA